One segment of Rhodanobacter thiooxydans DNA contains the following:
- a CDS encoding efflux RND transporter periplasmic adaptor subunit: protein MKKQWMLVPLVAAGAFGSWLLLHGNDSRAQSPAGGPPPEVTVAQALTRKVSDSAEFTGRLEAVNTVQVQPRVGGFVESVQFQEGALVHKGDVLFQLDARPYQAEVDRLGANQAQARAELSLAETNQRRAGMLLAQHAIAQQEADRQATTAQSARAQLGAATAALAAARLNLDFTRVRSPIDGRVSNARVTPGNLVTSNDVLTSVVSVNPVYVYFDVDEQTWLKLDHLRASAKQAGHDARIEAAMGLADESGYPHEGRLDFVDNQLHTGSGTMRLRAVFNNADGLYTPGLYARVQLQSGQAKSRVLVDDRAIGTDLGNQFVYVVDKEHKVQYRKVDTGALFHGLRVIDSGVQPSDLVVVNGLQRVRPGVEVNPQKVAMSYRLEAADKALVERGDVPAADKRTAQANAAATKAPQS from the coding sequence ATGAAAAAACAATGGATGCTGGTCCCCCTGGTCGCGGCCGGAGCCTTCGGCAGCTGGCTGCTGCTGCACGGCAACGACAGCCGTGCGCAAAGCCCCGCCGGCGGGCCGCCGCCGGAAGTGACGGTGGCGCAGGCGTTGACCCGCAAGGTCAGCGACAGCGCCGAGTTCACCGGCCGGCTGGAAGCGGTGAACACGGTGCAGGTGCAGCCGCGCGTCGGCGGCTTCGTGGAGTCGGTGCAGTTCCAGGAAGGCGCGCTGGTGCACAAGGGCGACGTGCTGTTCCAGCTCGACGCCCGCCCGTACCAGGCCGAGGTCGACCGGCTCGGCGCGAACCAGGCGCAGGCCCGCGCCGAGTTGAGCCTGGCCGAGACCAACCAGCGCCGCGCCGGGATGCTGCTGGCCCAGCACGCGATCGCGCAGCAGGAAGCCGACCGCCAGGCCACCACCGCGCAGAGCGCGCGGGCGCAACTGGGCGCCGCCACCGCAGCCTTGGCCGCGGCGCGGCTGAACCTGGACTTCACCCGGGTGCGTTCGCCGATCGACGGCCGCGTCAGCAATGCCCGCGTCACCCCCGGCAACCTGGTCACCAGCAACGACGTGCTGACCAGCGTGGTCTCGGTGAACCCGGTCTATGTCTACTTCGACGTGGACGAACAGACCTGGCTCAAGCTCGACCACCTGCGCGCCAGCGCGAAGCAGGCCGGCCACGACGCGCGGATCGAGGCGGCGATGGGCCTGGCCGACGAATCCGGTTACCCGCATGAGGGCCGCCTCGACTTCGTCGACAACCAGCTGCACACCGGCTCCGGCACGATGCGCCTGCGCGCGGTGTTCAACAACGCCGACGGCCTGTACACGCCCGGCCTGTACGCCCGCGTGCAGCTGCAGAGCGGTCAGGCGAAGTCGCGCGTATTGGTGGACGACCGCGCCATCGGCACCGACCTGGGCAACCAGTTCGTCTACGTGGTCGACAAGGAACACAAGGTGCAATACCGCAAGGTCGACACCGGTGCCCTGTTCCACGGCCTGCGCGTGATCGACAGTGGCGTGCAGCCGAGCGACCTGGTGGTGGTGAACGGCCTGCAGCGCGTGCGGCCCGGCGTCGAGGTGAATCCGCAGAAGGTGGCGATGAGCTATCGGCTTGAGGCGGCCGACAAGGCGCTGGTCGAGCGCGGCGATGTGCCGGCTGCCGACAAGCGCACGGCGCAGGCCAACGCGGCGGCAACCAAGGCTCCGCAGAGTTGA
- a CDS encoding ammonium transporter — MKEFRFHRGIGAGLALALAAPMLHATAVVPLVDKGDVAWMLTSTLLVLLMTVPGLALFYGGLVRAKNVLSVLMQVLTVFSLLLLLWVAYGYSLAFSGGGAVIGNFHKLFLHGVTKDTLAATFSAGVALPEYVFVAFQATFAGITGALIVGAFAERMRFRAVLLFVAIWFTFAYLPIAHMVWAGPNGFLFARGALDFAGGTVVHINAGVAGLVGAWFVGPRLGFGREPMKPHNVTFTMVGAALLWVGWFGFNAGSNLEANAGAGLAFINTLLAAAAAVLAWLAVEAVVRGHASMVGGASGAVAGLVGITPACGTVGPMGAIVIGAVASFCCVWGVTGLKKLLRADDALDVFGVHGVGGIVGALLTGVFTAPALGGTGAADYSVLHQLGVQMLGVGITVFWSGVVSMLAYLAVKAVFGLRVSYEAEREGLDITSHGESAYDG, encoded by the coding sequence ATGAAAGAGTTCAGGTTCCATCGCGGCATCGGTGCGGGTCTGGCCCTGGCCCTGGCCGCGCCGATGCTGCACGCCACCGCGGTCGTGCCGCTGGTCGACAAGGGCGACGTGGCGTGGATGCTCACCTCCACCCTGCTGGTGCTGCTGATGACGGTGCCGGGACTGGCGCTGTTCTACGGCGGCCTGGTGCGTGCGAAGAACGTGCTGTCGGTGCTGATGCAGGTGCTGACGGTGTTCTCGCTGCTGCTGCTGCTGTGGGTGGCGTACGGCTACAGCCTCGCCTTCAGCGGCGGCGGCGCGGTGATCGGCAACTTCCACAAGCTGTTCCTGCACGGCGTGACGAAAGACACGCTGGCGGCCACCTTCAGCGCTGGCGTGGCGCTGCCGGAGTACGTGTTCGTGGCGTTCCAGGCCACCTTCGCCGGGATCACCGGCGCGCTGATCGTGGGCGCGTTCGCCGAGCGTATGCGTTTCCGCGCGGTGCTGCTGTTCGTGGCGATCTGGTTCACCTTCGCCTACCTGCCGATCGCGCACATGGTGTGGGCGGGGCCAAACGGTTTCCTGTTCGCCCGGGGTGCGCTGGATTTCGCCGGCGGTACCGTGGTGCACATCAACGCCGGCGTGGCCGGCCTGGTCGGCGCCTGGTTCGTCGGGCCGCGGCTGGGCTTCGGCCGCGAGCCGATGAAGCCGCACAACGTGACGTTCACCATGGTCGGCGCGGCGTTGCTGTGGGTGGGCTGGTTCGGCTTCAACGCCGGCTCCAACCTGGAGGCGAATGCGGGCGCGGGGCTGGCCTTCATCAACACCTTGCTGGCCGCGGCGGCGGCGGTGCTGGCGTGGCTGGCGGTGGAGGCGGTGGTGCGCGGCCACGCGTCGATGGTGGGCGGTGCCTCCGGTGCGGTGGCCGGCCTGGTCGGGATCACTCCGGCCTGCGGCACGGTGGGGCCGATGGGCGCGATCGTGATCGGCGCCGTGGCCAGTTTCTGCTGCGTATGGGGCGTCACCGGGCTGAAGAAGCTGCTGCGCGCGGACGATGCGCTGGACGTGTTCGGCGTGCACGGCGTCGGCGGCATCGTGGGCGCGCTGCTGACCGGCGTGTTCACCGCGCCGGCGCTGGGCGGCACCGGCGCGGCGGACTATTCGGTGCTCCACCAGCTCGGCGTGCAGATGCTGGGCGTGGGCATCACCGTCTTCTGGAGCGGCGTGGTTTCGATGCTGGCCTACCTGGCGGTGAAGGCGGTGTTCGGCCTGCGCGTGTCGTACGAGGCGGAGCGCGAGGGACTGGACATTACCTCGCACGGCGAAAGCGCCTACGATGGGTGA
- a CDS encoding LysR family transcriptional regulator, which produces MEDFSAISTFVRVVEAKSFAAAASQLGMTPSGVSRAVSRLEAQLGARLLFRSTRSLRLTDDGASFHARCKEILADLAEATEALNFANSKPTGKLRVGISLSVGRAAVIPRLTEFEQRYPDIRLELSMSDSPADLNGEGLDCAIRVGELEDSSLIARKIGYLSNVVCASPEYLRKYGAPRSIEDLKDHRCINYVYPNGRPRQWQFDTPGGQMSVDIDAHMLINDGESVLQAVAAGLGITQVPRMLAACLLEKGMLERVMTDTHSTGKPVWIVYPQKKHLSARVQAFIEWVRELFDRTNQPGQDAIGALKMVPKPARQKAPAEAA; this is translated from the coding sequence ATGGAAGACTTTTCCGCCATTTCGACCTTCGTCCGCGTGGTCGAGGCCAAGAGTTTCGCCGCCGCCGCCAGCCAGCTGGGCATGACCCCGTCCGGGGTCAGCCGCGCCGTCTCGCGGCTGGAAGCCCAGCTCGGCGCGCGGCTGCTGTTCCGTTCCACCCGCTCGCTGCGCCTGACCGACGACGGCGCCTCGTTCCATGCGCGCTGCAAGGAGATCCTCGCCGACCTGGCCGAGGCGACCGAGGCGCTGAACTTCGCCAACAGCAAGCCGACCGGCAAGCTGCGCGTGGGCATCTCGTTGTCGGTAGGCCGCGCCGCGGTGATTCCGCGCCTGACCGAGTTCGAGCAGCGCTACCCGGACATCCGGCTGGAGCTGTCGATGAGCGACTCGCCGGCGGATCTCAACGGCGAGGGCCTGGACTGCGCGATTCGCGTCGGCGAGCTGGAGGATTCCAGCCTGATCGCGCGCAAGATCGGCTACCTCAGCAACGTGGTGTGCGCCTCGCCCGAGTACCTGCGCAAGTACGGTGCGCCACGCAGCATCGAGGACCTCAAGGATCACCGCTGCATCAACTACGTCTACCCGAATGGCCGTCCGCGCCAGTGGCAGTTCGACACGCCGGGCGGGCAGATGAGCGTGGACATCGACGCGCACATGCTGATCAACGACGGCGAATCGGTTTTGCAGGCGGTGGCGGCGGGCCTGGGCATCACCCAGGTGCCGCGCATGCTGGCGGCGTGCCTGCTGGAGAAGGGCATGCTCGAACGGGTGATGACCGACACCCACTCCACCGGCAAGCCGGTGTGGATCGTCTATCCGCAGAAGAAGCACCTGTCGGCCCGCGTGCAGGCCTTCATCGAATGGGTGCGCGAGCTGTTCGATCGCACCAACCAGCCAGGCCAGGATGCGATCGGTGCGCTGAAGATGGTGCCGAAGCCGGCGCGCCAGAAGGCGCCGGCCGAAGCGGCGTAG
- a CDS encoding TorF family putative porin yields MKRNWISASAIVLCCAASGPVPAQADEVPASQWLGSAGAVSDYLFRGLSQTNRQPAVQAGVEFDHASGWYVGGWGSNVSWLSDASTSAAPVSSSVELDLYGGWRGSLGGGWSYDVGVYRYQYPGSYPARFTLPDTTEGYVALAWKSVSLKYSYAFTDLFGYAGSGHSGYLDLSWNQPFAPGWLLNAHVGHQHVANVPGASYRDWKLGVTRTFGSSWSVALGYCDTNANASIYTNARGHYLGRATALLSVARSF; encoded by the coding sequence ATGAAACGAAATTGGATATCCGCGTCGGCCATCGTGCTGTGCTGCGCCGCCTCCGGCCCGGTGCCGGCGCAGGCGGACGAAGTGCCAGCCAGCCAGTGGCTCGGCAGCGCCGGCGCGGTCAGCGACTACCTTTTTCGCGGGCTCTCACAGACCAACCGCCAGCCTGCTGTGCAGGCCGGCGTCGAATTCGATCATGCCAGCGGCTGGTACGTGGGCGGCTGGGGCAGCAATGTCAGCTGGCTGTCCGATGCCTCGACCTCCGCGGCGCCGGTTTCCAGCAGCGTGGAGCTCGACCTCTACGGCGGCTGGCGCGGCAGCCTTGGCGGCGGCTGGAGCTATGACGTTGGCGTGTACCGCTACCAGTACCCCGGCAGCTACCCGGCGCGCTTCACTTTGCCCGACACCACCGAGGGCTATGTCGCGCTGGCCTGGAAAAGCGTGTCGCTGAAGTACTCGTACGCCTTCACCGACCTGTTCGGCTACGCCGGCAGTGGGCATAGCGGCTACCTGGACCTGTCGTGGAACCAGCCATTCGCACCGGGCTGGCTGCTCAACGCGCACGTCGGCCACCAGCACGTGGCGAACGTGCCCGGCGCCTCGTACCGCGACTGGAAGCTGGGCGTGACCCGGACCTTCGGCAGCAGCTGGTCGGTGGCGCTGGGTTACTGCGACACCAACGCGAACGCGTCGATCTACACCAATGCGCGCGGTCACTACCTGGGCCGCGCCACCGCGCTGCTGAGCGTGGCCAGGTCGTTCTGA
- a CDS encoding undecaprenyl-diphosphate phosphatase yields the protein MTDLLHVILLGIIEGITEFLPISSTGHLLIAEKFGLGARSDLFNIGIQAGAILAVTLIYWKRIWQLLTQWRDPANRDYLLKLVVAFLITAVLGLIAVKLGFKLPETVTPVAWALVIGGLWMIAAERLAARQPERSTVTWKVAILVGIAQMIAGIFPGTSRSAATIFAAMLFGTSNRAAATEFAFLVGIPTMYAATGYELLKVVKDGGAAHEDWSALVIGFVISAIVAFIAVKWLLGYIRSHTFTPFAIYRIAFGVALLLLVPAGA from the coding sequence GTGACCGACCTGCTCCACGTCATCCTGCTCGGCATCATCGAAGGCATCACCGAATTTCTGCCGATCTCCTCGACCGGCCACCTGCTGATCGCGGAGAAGTTCGGGCTGGGTGCGCGCTCGGATCTGTTCAACATCGGCATCCAGGCCGGCGCGATCCTGGCGGTCACGCTGATCTACTGGAAGCGCATCTGGCAGCTGCTGACGCAGTGGCGCGACCCGGCCAACCGCGACTACCTGCTGAAGCTGGTCGTGGCCTTCCTGATCACCGCCGTGCTCGGCCTCATCGCGGTGAAGCTGGGCTTCAAGCTGCCCGAGACGGTGACCCCGGTCGCCTGGGCGCTGGTGATCGGCGGCCTGTGGATGATCGCCGCCGAGCGGCTGGCCGCGCGCCAGCCCGAGCGCAGCACGGTGACATGGAAGGTAGCGATCCTGGTCGGCATTGCGCAGATGATCGCCGGCATCTTTCCCGGCACCTCGCGCTCGGCCGCGACGATCTTCGCGGCCATGCTGTTCGGCACCAGCAACCGCGCGGCGGCCACCGAGTTCGCCTTCCTGGTCGGCATTCCCACCATGTACGCAGCCACCGGCTACGAGCTGCTGAAAGTGGTGAAGGACGGCGGTGCCGCGCACGAGGACTGGAGCGCGCTGGTGATCGGCTTCGTGATTTCGGCGATCGTGGCGTTTATCGCGGTGAAGTGGCTGCTCGGCTACATCCGCAGCCACACTTTCACCCCGTTTGCCATCTACCGCATCGCCTTCGGCGTGGCACTGCTGTTGCTGGTGCCGGCCGGCGCTTGA
- a CDS encoding carbohydrate porin, whose translation MRHPSCTTRGLVFGGMLLWLGTLPAMAQSTGNDGWLTRSTLTGDWGGTRSSLQDDGITLRAHWATESAGNLSGGHEQTARYTQQLDAGADFDLDKLWGVPNAKIQFTVTERDGRSLSNDAIGNQFSVQELYGAGQNFRLAELNWQQDFLDHRVFTELGWSPVGDDFARLPAFCNFQNGIICGHANAMTTNSGAHNFPTAQWGGHVKWHATPNFYVSVGAYLNNPNAGNKDQGFNLSLKHHGVFVPVELGWSSGRGAGQLPGDLKLGAYYNTAGTPDVYTDVNGQPAGLTGAGFLQHNGRSGGYVIADRMVYREGPNSSRGLTLGLMAGVGDKATARFRDFWVIGGHYQGTFPGRDNDVVSFMLASGRTNPRLTRYQRDRDSVAPGSVGIQTYESIAEIDYGARITPWLTLRPNLQYVFRPGGTGNIPDAFVIGLYTQVTF comes from the coding sequence ATGCGCCATCCATCCTGCACGACCCGCGGCCTGGTGTTCGGCGGCATGCTGCTGTGGCTGGGCACGCTGCCGGCGATGGCGCAGTCGACCGGCAACGATGGCTGGCTCACCCGGTCCACGCTGACCGGCGACTGGGGCGGCACGCGCAGCAGCCTGCAGGACGATGGCATCACCCTGCGCGCGCACTGGGCCACCGAAAGCGCGGGCAACCTCTCTGGCGGCCACGAGCAGACCGCGCGCTACACCCAGCAACTCGACGCCGGCGCGGATTTCGACCTCGACAAGCTGTGGGGCGTGCCGAACGCGAAGATCCAGTTCACCGTCACCGAACGCGATGGTCGCAGCCTCAGCAACGATGCGATCGGCAACCAGTTCTCGGTGCAGGAGCTGTATGGCGCGGGGCAGAATTTCCGCCTCGCCGAGCTGAACTGGCAGCAGGATTTCCTCGACCACCGCGTCTTCACGGAACTGGGCTGGTCGCCGGTGGGCGACGACTTCGCGCGGCTGCCGGCGTTCTGCAATTTCCAGAACGGCATCATCTGCGGCCACGCCAACGCGATGACCACCAACAGCGGCGCGCACAACTTCCCTACCGCGCAATGGGGCGGCCACGTGAAGTGGCACGCCACGCCAAACTTCTACGTCAGCGTCGGCGCGTATCTCAACAACCCCAACGCCGGCAACAAGGACCAGGGCTTCAACCTCAGCCTCAAGCACCACGGCGTGTTCGTGCCGGTCGAACTGGGCTGGAGCAGCGGTCGCGGCGCCGGCCAGCTGCCCGGCGACCTCAAGCTCGGCGCGTACTACAACACCGCCGGCACGCCGGACGTGTATACCGACGTCAACGGCCAGCCGGCCGGCCTCACCGGCGCCGGCTTCCTGCAGCACAACGGCCGCTCCGGCGGCTACGTGATCGCCGACCGCATGGTCTACCGCGAAGGCCCCAACTCCAGCCGCGGCCTGACCCTCGGCCTGATGGCCGGCGTCGGCGACAAGGCCACCGCCCGCTTCCGCGACTTCTGGGTGATCGGCGGCCACTATCAGGGCACTTTCCCCGGCCGCGACAACGACGTGGTCTCGTTCATGCTCGCCAGCGGCCGTACCAACCCGCGGCTGACCCGCTACCAGCGCGACCGTGACAGCGTGGCGCCCGGCAGCGTCGGCATCCAGACTTATGAAAGCATCGCCGAAATCGACTACGGCGCGAGGATCACCCCCTGGCTGACCCTGCGCCCGAACCTGCAATACGTCTTCCGCCCGGGCGGCACCGGCAACATTCCCGACGCCTTTGTCATCGGTTTGTATACGCAGGTGACGTTCTGA
- a CDS encoding P-II family nitrogen regulator yields MKMITSIIRPYKLDEVRDALALAGVSGITVTEVRGFGRQKGHTELYRGAEYVVDFLPKLKVEVVVPDELLDAALEEIQRAARTGNVGDGKLFVTGVEQVIRIRTGELDADAL; encoded by the coding sequence ATGAAAATGATCACCAGCATCATCCGCCCGTACAAGCTCGACGAGGTCCGCGACGCGCTCGCGCTCGCCGGCGTGTCGGGCATCACGGTGACGGAAGTGCGCGGCTTCGGCCGCCAGAAGGGCCACACCGAGCTGTACCGCGGCGCCGAGTACGTGGTCGATTTCCTGCCCAAGCTCAAGGTCGAGGTGGTGGTGCCCGACGAGCTGCTCGACGCGGCGCTGGAGGAAATCCAGCGTGCCGCGCGCACCGGCAACGTTGGCGACGGCAAGCTCTTCGTCACCGGCGTGGAGCAGGTGATCCGCATCCGCACCGGCGAACTTGACGCCGATGCCCTCTGA
- the glnA gene encoding type I glutamate--ammonia ligase, with protein sequence MSANKVLDLIQEHEVEFVDFRFADMLGVHHHVTFPAHAIDESTFEDGKMFDGSSITGWKGINESDMILLPDPDTAHLDPFSSHTQLILHCDVLEPSTMQAYGRDPRSIAKRGEAFLKSTGIADTAFFGPEPEFFIFDSARWQNDPGRVFYEIGSEEAAWSSRYKYDGNNSGHRPGVKGGYFPVSPVDSLGDLRADMCKVLESLGQKVEVHHHEVANAGQCEIGVRFNTLVKKADELLTMKYVIKNVAHQNGKTVTFMPKPLVGDNGSGMHVHQSLSKNGENLFAGDLYGGLSQTALWYIGGIFKHARAINAFANSTTNSYKRLVPGFEAPVMLAYSARNRSASCRIPYVASPKGRRIEVRFPDPMNSGYLVFTALMMAGLDGIINKIDPGAPADKDLYDLPPEEEKNIPQVCSSLDAALEALDKDRDFLKAGGVFTDDFIDAYIEVKMKEVTKYRASTHPLEFQMYYSL encoded by the coding sequence ATGTCCGCCAACAAAGTGCTCGACCTGATCCAGGAGCATGAGGTCGAGTTCGTCGACTTCCGCTTCGCCGACATGCTCGGCGTGCACCACCACGTCACCTTCCCGGCCCACGCGATCGACGAGTCGACGTTCGAGGACGGCAAGATGTTCGATGGCTCCTCGATCACCGGCTGGAAGGGCATCAACGAGTCGGACATGATCCTGCTGCCCGACCCGGATACCGCCCACCTCGACCCGTTCAGCTCGCACACCCAGCTGATCCTGCACTGCGACGTGCTGGAGCCGTCGACCATGCAGGCCTACGGCCGCGACCCGCGCTCGATCGCCAAGCGCGGCGAGGCGTTCCTGAAATCCACCGGCATCGCCGACACCGCGTTCTTCGGCCCGGAGCCGGAGTTCTTCATCTTCGACTCGGCACGCTGGCAGAACGATCCCGGTCGCGTGTTCTACGAGATCGGCTCGGAAGAGGCGGCATGGTCGTCGCGCTACAAGTACGACGGCAACAACAGCGGCCACCGCCCGGGCGTGAAGGGCGGCTACTTCCCGGTCAGCCCGGTCGATTCGCTGGGCGACCTGCGCGCCGACATGTGCAAGGTGCTGGAGTCGCTGGGCCAGAAGGTCGAGGTGCACCACCACGAGGTGGCCAACGCCGGCCAGTGCGAGATCGGCGTGAGGTTCAACACGCTGGTGAAGAAGGCCGACGAACTGCTGACGATGAAGTACGTCATCAAGAACGTGGCACACCAGAACGGCAAGACCGTCACCTTCATGCCCAAGCCACTGGTCGGCGACAACGGCTCGGGCATGCACGTGCACCAGTCGCTGTCGAAGAACGGCGAGAACCTGTTCGCCGGCGACCTCTACGGTGGCTTGAGCCAGACCGCGCTGTGGTACATCGGTGGCATCTTCAAGCACGCCCGCGCGATCAACGCGTTCGCCAACTCCACCACCAACAGCTACAAGCGGCTGGTGCCGGGCTTCGAGGCGCCGGTGATGCTGGCCTACTCGGCGCGCAACCGCTCGGCAAGCTGCCGCATCCCGTACGTGGCCAGCCCCAAGGGCCGCCGCATCGAGGTGCGCTTCCCCGACCCGATGAACTCCGGCTACCTGGTGTTCACCGCGCTGATGATGGCCGGCCTGGACGGCATCATCAACAAGATCGACCCGGGCGCGCCGGCCGACAAGGACCTGTACGACCTGCCGCCGGAAGAGGAGAAGAACATCCCGCAGGTGTGCTCCAGCCTCGACGCCGCGCTGGAAGCGCTGGACAAGGACCGCGACTTCCTCAAGGCCGGCGGCGTGTTCACCGACGACTTCATCGACGCCTATATCGAAGTGAAGATGAAGGAAGTCACCAAGTACCGCGCCAGCACGCATCCGCTGGAGTTCCAGATGTACTACTCGCTCTGA
- a CDS encoding cytochrome c: protein MNALIRCIPLLALLGLLVATPASAADNADAALLQRGQYLATAGDCAACHTVLGGQPYAGGLTVPTPVGNIISTNITPSTGAGIGHYSEAQFRDAVRKGIRADGAHLYPAMPYTAYAQLTDDDVHALYAYFMHGVAPVDSKPAPTRLPFPFNIRLSMAAWNLLFLDRQPFTPDPAESAVWNRGAYLVRGLAHCSTCHTPRNLLMAERPSQALAGGMVGSWHAPNITSDANSGIGNWSEQELVDYLRLGHARGKAQAAGPMAEAVEHSLQHLEPTDLQAIATYLKTVPAQHDPADTRPVDGWGAAFDGIADQRGTALPDDAEQWSGAQLYDAHCASCHQASGEGSFDGGLPPLFHNTATGRADTANLVLVILDGIRWQTGDSGVRMPGFAHALSDQQVATLGNYLTLRYGNPAARITATQVANLRSGGAPSHLVALVRLAMLAVLLLLAIIVLWLRRKRRRPSSGQA from the coding sequence ATGAACGCGCTGATCCGCTGCATCCCGCTGCTCGCCCTGCTCGGCCTGCTCGTCGCCACGCCTGCCAGCGCCGCCGACAACGCCGACGCCGCCCTGCTGCAACGTGGCCAGTACCTGGCCACCGCGGGCGACTGCGCGGCCTGCCATACCGTGCTCGGCGGCCAGCCGTACGCCGGCGGGCTGACGGTGCCCACGCCGGTCGGCAACATCATCAGCACCAACATCACGCCGTCGACCGGCGCCGGCATCGGCCACTACAGCGAGGCGCAGTTCCGCGACGCCGTGCGCAAGGGCATCCGCGCCGACGGCGCCCACCTGTACCCGGCGATGCCGTACACCGCCTACGCGCAGCTCACCGACGACGACGTGCACGCGCTGTACGCGTACTTCATGCACGGCGTGGCGCCGGTGGACAGCAAACCGGCGCCGACCCGGCTGCCATTCCCGTTCAACATCCGCCTGTCGATGGCGGCGTGGAACCTGCTGTTCCTAGACCGCCAGCCGTTCACACCCGACCCGGCCGAGAGCGCTGTGTGGAATCGCGGCGCCTACCTGGTACGCGGGCTGGCCCACTGCAGCACCTGCCACACGCCACGCAACCTGCTGATGGCCGAACGCCCGTCGCAGGCATTGGCCGGTGGCATGGTCGGCAGCTGGCACGCGCCGAACATCACGTCCGATGCGAACAGCGGCATCGGCAACTGGAGCGAACAGGAGCTGGTCGACTACCTGCGGCTCGGCCATGCCCGCGGCAAGGCGCAGGCAGCCGGGCCGATGGCCGAGGCGGTCGAGCACAGCCTGCAGCATCTCGAACCGACGGACCTGCAGGCGATCGCCACCTACCTGAAGACAGTCCCCGCGCAACACGACCCGGCCGACACCCGGCCCGTCGACGGCTGGGGCGCAGCGTTCGACGGGATCGCCGACCAGCGCGGCACCGCCCTGCCCGACGACGCGGAGCAGTGGAGTGGCGCGCAGCTCTACGACGCGCACTGCGCCAGCTGCCACCAGGCCAGCGGTGAAGGCAGCTTCGACGGCGGCCTGCCGCCGCTGTTCCACAACACCGCCACCGGCCGCGCCGACACCGCCAACCTGGTGCTGGTGATCCTCGACGGCATCCGCTGGCAGACCGGCGACTCCGGCGTGCGCATGCCGGGCTTCGCGCACGCGCTGTCCGATCAGCAGGTCGCCACCCTCGGCAATTACCTGACGCTGCGTTATGGCAACCCCGCCGCACGGATCACCGCAACACAGGTCGCCAATCTGCGCAGCGGCGGCGCGCCATCGCACCTGGTCGCCCTGGTACGGCTGGCGATGCTGGCGGTGCTGCTGCTCCTTGCCATCATCGTTCTGTGGCTCCGGCGCAAACGGCGCCGGCCTTCCTCCGGCCAGGCCTGA
- a CDS encoding urea transporter — translation MPVRLSSTGLVLDGHAPVQNLLRLLDTVMRGIGQVMLQNNSYAGVLFLLGIFWNSTLFGCAVLVGTMTSTTTAMLLGAKPALVRDGLFGFNGALVAIAVIYFLQPDALTWAYVILAAACTTVLMAAMLRLFDVWKMPVLTAPFVFTALCFLLACARFGRLHSTHVLPTAGLPRAAAIVEGIVTTSTVLEGLFNGIAQVFFQGSVITGVLFAIGLLISSRRAFVTALLGSLIGLLVAWGMGAAEPAIRSGAFGFNSVLTAIALGSVFLVLDKASAAYTLLATIVTAVVFAAISAALEPLGMPALTLPFVLVVWLFVLAGPVFPGLRPAPAA, via the coding sequence ATGCCCGTGCGGCTCTCTTCAACAGGTCTGGTGCTCGATGGCCATGCGCCGGTGCAGAACCTGCTGCGTTTGCTCGACACCGTCATGCGCGGCATCGGCCAGGTCATGTTGCAGAACAACAGCTACGCGGGGGTGCTGTTCCTGCTCGGCATCTTCTGGAACTCGACGCTGTTCGGATGCGCGGTGCTGGTCGGCACCATGACAAGTACGACCACGGCCATGCTGCTCGGTGCGAAGCCGGCCCTCGTGCGGGATGGCTTGTTCGGTTTCAACGGCGCTCTCGTGGCGATTGCCGTCATCTATTTCTTGCAGCCGGACGCGCTGACCTGGGCCTATGTGATTCTGGCCGCAGCCTGCACCACGGTGCTGATGGCGGCGATGCTGCGGTTGTTCGATGTCTGGAAGATGCCCGTGCTCACCGCGCCGTTTGTCTTTACCGCGCTTTGTTTTCTGCTGGCGTGCGCCCGCTTTGGCCGGCTGCATTCGACGCATGTGCTGCCCACCGCGGGCTTGCCTAGGGCGGCGGCCATCGTGGAAGGCATCGTAACCACCTCGACGGTGCTGGAAGGCCTGTTCAACGGCATCGCGCAGGTGTTCTTTCAGGGCAGTGTGATCACCGGCGTGCTGTTCGCCATCGGCCTGCTGATCAGTTCGCGCCGGGCCTTTGTCACCGCGTTGCTGGGCTCCCTGATCGGCCTGCTGGTGGCCTGGGGCATGGGCGCGGCCGAGCCCGCCATCCGCTCCGGTGCGTTCGGCTTCAACAGCGTGCTGACGGCGATCGCCCTGGGCAGTGTGTTCCTTGTGCTGGACAAGGCTTCTGCCGCTTACACGCTGCTTGCCACGATCGTCACGGCGGTGGTGTTTGCCGCCATCTCCGCGGCGCTGGAGCCGCTGGGCATGCCAGCGCTGACGCTGCCGTTCGTGCTCGTCGTCTGGCTGTTCGTCCTGGCTGGCCCGGTTTTCCCGGGGCTGCGACCAGCACCTGCCGCATGA